The genomic segment GGTGGAAGCCCTGCCTTGTGCGACCTGCCCACGGTCGGCAAATGCCGAAATCTATGATTCGGAATTAAGGGTGGCGTGTTTCGGTTTAGTGTAGATCGTCCTTTTCCAAGTCGGTCAGACTCACCCTGTCAGCCATCTTTACAAGCCAGTGCAAAGTCTTCTTCTGTTCGTCATTCAGATGATCCATTTCAGAAATCTTCAACACTGTTTCGCGATGGTTGTTCCAGGCTAGGAAAAAATCAACAACATCCGAAACATCATCAATAATAGAGCTTTTTTCAGACAATTTTCTTGCTCGCGGTTCTGTTCCTCACTCCGTGAGTTTAGAGGGAGTTGGCCGCCAGCGAGCGTGAAAAAAGTGTGAAGCGGTTGGATAGTGGCTATAAGTGCTGTTCTATAGAATGCGTAATTTTCTCGAGGCGATGGGGCATGCGCGGTAAGTTATTGGAAATCAGCTTATTTGGGTCCTGCATCGTCCGTTCGCTTGAGCCCGGCGCTTTCGAGATCACGGGTAAAAAACACCGTGCCATTTTTGCTTTGCTTGCAACAGCGCCGCATGGCTGCCGGAGCCGTACTTTCCTTCAGGAAACCCTGTGGGGCGCTGCCTGTTACGATACAGGCAGGCAGAGCCTGAGGCGCGCTTTGTCCGATATCAAAGCTGCCATGGGGCCTTACTACAACCAGCTTATCACGACCAATAACTCGGATGTCACGCTTGATCTGAGCAACGTGGTTTTTGCCGGACAGCCCGGGCAAGGCACTTTTTTGGAAGGCCTGGACGTGCCGGCTCCCCTCTTCGAGGAATGGCGGGACTCGGTTCGGGCTAGTCCGGAACAGATTCAGGCGTTGTTCCGATCACCATCGTCGTCATTACCGAGACCGCCGGTGCCTTCGGTGACAGTGATGCCGTTGCTGAGTTTGGAAAACAATCCTGAACTCACGATCCTTGGCGACTGGTTTGCTGAAGAGATCTGCCGTTCGCTGTCCCGCACTAACCTGCTTGCGGTGATTTCGCATTTTTCCAGTCGCGCCCTTGCTGGCCGCAGGATTGATATAGAAGCTATTCGCTCCAAACTGTCTGTTGACTACTGCGTTGCAGGCAGCATTCGCCAGATCGGTGATGAAGTGATTACCGACGTCGATTTCCTGGATGTCGAGACGGGCCGCATTTTGTGGACGCGGCAATTCAGTGGAAAGCTTAACGACTTTATCAGCGATGCGGGACAAGGGCTCAACAACATCGTCACTTCGGTCGGCAACGCGATCGCGACTGACACGCTGCGCTACATTCGTGGACGTCCGATCAACGAAATAGCCGACCATAAGTTATTGATGGCCGGCGTGAGTTTGATGCACAAGTCGACCTTACGCGATTTTGCGAAGTCACGGGAGCTTCTGGACGAAGCTGTCAGCCGTTCGCCTACCTCGGCGGAGGTTCTCGCCTGGCGCGGCAAGTGGCACATTTTGAGCGTCATCAACGGATGGAGCTCCGATCCTGCAAAGGACACGAAGGGTGCTATCGGCAATACGTCAAAGGCGCTCGATATAGACCCGGAAAACGCCTTCTGCCTGACGATTGACGGATTTGCCCACAACAATCTGCTCAGGCGCTTGGACGTTGCTTCGGACCGTTACGAGAGTGCGCTGGAAACCAATCCGAACGAGGCATTGTCGTGGCTATTGCGAAGCGCCTTGTTTGCGTTCCAAGACGCGCCGCAGCAATCTGTTCATGCCGCAGACAAGGCACGCAAGCTTTCTCCGATTGATCCGTTCAAGTATTTCTTCGATTGCTTAAGCGCAACGGCCTATCTTGCTGCAGATGATTACGAAATGGCCCTGAATCTGGCGAACAAGTCGCTGGAAAACAACAAACGCCATCTTTCTACAATGCGGGTGAAGATTACTGCATTGCATTTTCTTGAGCGTGACGAAGAGGCGAAACAAGTCGCTCAGGAGCTCAAACTTAGGCAGCCTGACTTTTCTGTCGAAAGTTACATACGTGCACACCCGGCCGCCGACTACCAAGGCGGTCAAAAAGTCGCGCGCGCCCTGCGTGCGGCCGGATTCGATTAATTTTTCAATCAGGAGGACATCATGGCCTATTTCGGGGGCTTTGGGGGCTTTGGGGGCTTCGGCGGATTTGGCGGCTTCGGTGGTTTCGGAGGCTTTGGTGGCTTCGGCAACCTGAATGCCACCGGGCTTGGCAGTTTTATACCAGGTGGCGGCGGGCTTGATCCGATGACGGTTCAGGGTCTGCAAACCAGCGCGCAGGCGATAAGTCATGTCGCCGGGCAAGCTGAGCAGCACGGCTCCCGTGAGCTCAATTTTTCCAACCCGGAGAATCTCGGATTTTGGTCCGATTGGGTCAGGGCGTCTTTGTATCTGAGTGATTTCCTGAGTGAATTGCAGTGGATAGCCCCTGACACGCCGGCCGAAACCGTCAAGCTTTCGTATCGGTCGCAGCGCGGCGACGCGCATGATCTGTTCGAAATTGTCCGTCCCGAACCGAAGGTCTTTGAGGAGCAAATGATATTTCTGCGCTCCTATATGGACCAGCGGCCTGAACGGACTGCGGAAATCCTCTCACAACTTGGGTTTCCGGCACCCTATTTTGCAATGATCCTTGGGCTGAACAATGCGCGAAACAGCAACACGTTCGAGCTGATAACCGTTACACAGGTGCTCGCCGCCCACGTTGCAATGATTGTCAAGCATCACCTGGCGATCCGGCGGCCGGATCGCATCGGAGCAACGGTTCTCCCGATCATTCCGACCCCGGGAC from the Roseibium sp. HPY-6 genome contains:
- a CDS encoding phosphatase PAP2 family protein; the encoded protein is MAYFGGFGGFGGFGGFGGFGGFGGFGGFGNLNATGLGSFIPGGGGLDPMTVQGLQTSAQAISHVAGQAEQHGSRELNFSNPENLGFWSDWVRASLYLSDFLSELQWIAPDTPAETVKLSYRSQRGDAHDLFEIVRPEPKVFEEQMIFLRSYMDQRPERTAEILSQLGFPAPYFAMILGLNNARNSNTFELITVTQVLAAHVAMIVKHHLAIRRPDRIGATVLPIIPTPGHGSFPSAHATEAFAVARLLEGLLDTVKTHYPDPDKRVKLVYKQAERIAVSRTVAGVHYPIDSWAGALLGKLVGEIILNKCGKTSSVTGLKYDAKAESDFILASYQNPEWKDHGVSDLQAFQVTESPLFSWLWGRVVKEFTL